The proteins below come from a single Oncorhynchus tshawytscha isolate Ot180627B linkage group LG22, Otsh_v2.0, whole genome shotgun sequence genomic window:
- the LOC112257649 gene encoding guanine nucleotide-binding protein G(t) subunit alpha-2-like, translating to MSMDQPEDLEMEGEEGIDSKELKKQLAESKAVKVLMLGAEESGKSTIVKQMKILHLGGFNKEEKVSSRGAIFGNILQSALSIVRGMGILGIKYGSPAAEDEGTKLENLSNSTEEGTMSPELAECIKKLWMDPGIQECFESAAEGYHLLDSAYYFLSDLERITQADFTPNDQDILRCRIKTGGVNEERFICKDVKFRMFDMSGRREERKKWIHCFQGVHCVLFCSSLSAYDLVLLEDEEMNRMHESLHLFNSICNHRFFEDTIHVLFLNKKDIFQEKIKNVHLNVCFPDYDGPNTYEDASNHVKMQFESLNLRQAEKPIYTHITCAVETQDVNQAFNTITDVIKTNLKDAGLF from the exons ATGTCGATGGACCAGCCGGAGGatctggagatggagggagaggaggggatagactCCAAGGAGCTGAAGAAGCAGCTGGCCGAGTCTAAGGCAGTTAAAGTGCTGATGCTGG GTGCTGAGGAGTCTGGGAAAAGCACCATTGTAAAACAAATGAA AATCCTTCACCTGGGTGGTTTTAATAAGGAGGAGAAGGTGTCATCCAGAGGGGCGATCTTCGGTAACATCCTGCAGTCAGCTCTGTCTATCGTCAGAGGCATGGGCATCCTGGGGATCAAGTACGGATCACCGGCTGCGGAG GATGAAGGCACGAAGCTGGAGAACCTATCCAACTCTACTGAGGAGGGAACCATGTCTCCTGAGCTGGCTGAGTGCATCAAGAAGCTGTGGATGGACCCTGGCATCCAGGAGTGTTTCGAGTCAGCAGCCGAGGGCTACCATCTCCTCGACTCCGCTTACTA CTTCCTCAGTGACCTGGAGCGCATCACCCAGGCTGACTTCACCCCTAACGACCAGGACATCCTTCGGTGCAGGATCAAGACCGGCGGGGTCAATGAGGAGAGGTTCATCTGCAAAGATGTCAAATTCAG GATGTTTGATATGAGCggtagaagagaagagaggaagaagtggATCCACTGTTTCCAGGGCGTCCATTGCGTCCTGTTCTGTAGTTCCCTCAGCGCgtatgacctggtgctgctggaGGACGAGGAAATG AACCGCATGCACGAGTCTCTCCATCTATTCAACAGTATCTGCAACCACAGGTTCTTCGAGGACACCATCCACGTGCTCTTCCTCAACAAGAAGGACATCTTCCAAGAGAAGATCAAGAATGTCCACCTCAATGTCTGCTTCCCCGACTACGACG GGCCTAACACATACGAAGACGCCAGCAACCACGTGAAGATGCAGTTTGAGTCTCTGAACTTGAGGCAGGCGGAGAAACCCATCTACACCCACATCACCTGCGCTGTAGAGACACAGGACGTGAACCAGGCCTTCAACACCATCACAGACGTCATCAAAACCAACCTAAAGGACGCCGGGCTGTTCTGA